CCACAACCATTGACATCCAACAAAATGAGAGTCTTGATGTCCCCAATAGAAGGATGAAGCTCTTCCAAATTCTTACAATATGCAAGACTCAAAATCTCCAACCTTATGAAAGTGGACAAGTCGGGAGTTCTTTTCAAAGATTGACACCACTTGAGTTTGAGAACATTGAGCTCAGTCGCATTctggaagaaagaaaggatatGTCAGTGTGATTGGACTGTTGCAATCTGTGATTTTTTGCTACTCATGTTTTCGACTTCTTATAATTCCTCAAAAATTACCCGCGCTCCTCTACTCCTTCGCGGTtgtcttatttaattttaaatgcctcTTTTAATAATGTTTGGCCACGTCCATAGATAAATGTTTTTTAAGCACATCGATTGTAAAAGAATATTAGAGTTACAAGTGCTAActgcatttatttttgaataaaatttcaaaagagaTATTTTCTTATTAGACATAAGCAACTTTTATTATCAAAAACCGATGACAGATTCAAATGGAAGAGAGACGCATTCCTCGAGCACTATGTTTTCCTTCGGTAGTATCAAATTAAAGAGAAACGGGtagtttaattatgaaaatcaattttcaaatatacaaagaaaaaaatgttatgttAAAAAATACTTCAATGCCTTCTTTATGTCTTACCTTGAGTGGATCCCATCCTCCCCAGTCCTCTGAAATGGCACTGTATGATAGATTGAGTACAACTAGTTTTTTCATATGAAAGTTGGTCGCAGTGAAATCTGAGGGACACTCCTTCCACTGAAGCCATCTTAATTTAGGAAGTAAGCTTTGGAAATCTCCGGTGAAATTCGCACCATCCACTTTAAGGAACctcaaattggtcaattttttaaattgttcagCTGCATATATTTTTCCCTTACTATATTTGCCAAGAGAAAGGGCCTTGATCTTTTTGGTGCCCTGCAGCTTGGAAACATTGTGGACCATAAGTTTTGAATGATGAGATGACACCAattgatataaaataaaatgcattgaTTTCAATTCACTATATACTACTATGGCGTAGACTTCTCACTTtgatttttgtgaaatgaaaggtTGTAGTTGcatattatttatctaatcTATGTAAAGATGAGAAGCTCAAGTGGTTGTTTCCAAACTTTTTCCTTATCCGACTATACCTTTCACAATATGGATCTtatgaatttccaaaatttggGTCCATTTGCAATTACAATGGAAGGCCTCTCTTCATGCATatactaaaatatatttaacaAAATTAATGCCCTTTATATGTGAAATAACACTTCCTTTACTCCCCTCGTGTATATGCGAACCAATACAACTCTAACCGTTCAAATGCATCTACCAACCCTGCCATATATAAAAAGAAGCTATCAACTATTATGAAGAGTCTATACAACACAAATAATGTATGTTTAAAGGGTTATATTGCATGGTTGCTCATGTATCATAACTAAATACAGATGCCACATCAACAAATTGGTGGTGTCAACCAGTGATTGACCaatgactcaattgcacaaaaaagtGAAAGAGGACTATATTCAGCAAAATCAAAAATAGATGGGGGACTAAATTGCACAACCAATAATACCTAAGGGATACACTTAACCCAACTTAAACAAATATAGGAACCAAGATAGCTAAATCGTCACAAATTGATGGTCTCATTTATGATACCAGAACTCATAAGAAGTCAATacttagtaaaagaaaaaagaaagaaaagacctcCCAAAAGACGAAAAGACTAATCCAAACATAAAACAAATGCATCAAATAAATATCAGGGAAAGCATGGCCGAAACAATCTACAAATGTCAGGTTTTATCTAAGAGCACCCTGTCAAACATTCTGCTTTTTTGTTTGGGTCGGTAAACATTCTGCTTTTGTAGTCTTGTTTTTGCATTGAAGTTACCAAAAGGAGAGTATCCTCATCACCATACTACCATGTAAAGATATATATATCAATCGTCCATAACCAAGAAATTGCTTCTCAATTATAATCTTGAATTAGGCAAATACTGCAATTAATCAAAAGAGCTCCTTTGCTAGTAGATGCAACAAGTTTTGGGGACTCAGAGTGAcagttatttttatttcaaacaagaaatGGAAGATGCACCCACATTCACCAACTAAGACAAGTAAAGAAAACTCTTACCTCATTGTTATCAAGCACATCTAAGGCTTCCTCATAGATCCACAATCTACTATGCTCTTGAGGCTCATTTGGATTTTCCAGAcgaacaatttctcttccagATCTCTCAATTGATCGTGCATCATTAGCTTACCATCTccgtcaattttaattagggacATAAGACTCAACACTTCAATCCCCCTCTCCGGAAATAAACCACAGGCATTCCACATGTAAGTTGGATTTTGTTTTGATGATCCaatgaaaaagcaagcaatatccaaaaatatctgTTTTTGCTCATGTTCTAATGCTTCATAACTTATCTTCAATGTCTCTTGCACTTTCTTATCAggtattttttctaatttttctaatgtaTCTTTCCAtacttctcttctctttccacATAAGAATGAACCGGTAACTTCAAGAGCTAATGGAAGCCCCCCCGTAGTAGATACAACATCACGAGAAATAACCTCATAATCACTCTGAGGAGAATCCTTTTGAAATGCATGTCgactaaataaaatcaatgattgatACATAGACAACTCATTAAGTGGGTATATGTAGCATGCCTTAGCCTCATCGAGAATGCTCTTGTTTCTGGTTGTAATGATGACTATACTTCCTACTCCAAGCCAACTACTGTCTTTGACCAAAGCATTCAAGTGAGTAGTACtatcatccatatcatcaagCAGAACTAAGACTTTCTTTCTTGTAAATAGAGATTTGATGACACCTATTCCCTCGTCAACACTAGACACGTGTCTCGAACTTCCTATTATATCTTCAATGAGTTTGTTCAGTATGCATTCAATACCCTGGCGCTGATATGTTTCTTGAATATTTTCCACAAAGCTACGAGACTCAAAATGACTAGAGAGCTTGTTGTATAACACCTTTCCAAGAGTCGTCTTACCGATGCCGCCCATTCCACAAAGTCCAATAATCTTTGTGTCATATAATTTATCATCTATTGAGCTCATAATGTCATTGATACGATCATCAATTCCCACCAATTGCTTGGGAACATTTAGTAGAAAAAACCTTTTTAACTTGCTCATAGCGTTTGTGACAATAGTTTTAACAAATGCTCCTTCGTGCCTGCCACAATAACAATTAATTTTAGTATAGAAGGGTCACATTTATGTTCTTTATCATGAAAGatctatttgtgagaaattaaaCAACAATTCGGTGAAGAATAATGTACCCATTATGAATCTTATCCGATTCCCATCCTTTCAAAGAACCAACTTCTTTGAGAGCTGCTTCCCATTCCTTCACTTCTTTGAGCGCTTTTTTCCATTCCTTCAAAACCATTTCGTCCCCATTCTCTTTATGTGCCTTGATAGCATCTTCGAATCTCCCCTTAAGATGGCGCACTTGCGAGGGTTTCACTTTGTAAAAGATAGGCCACACTATTTGTTGTCTGCTTCTCTTGCACTTCAACATCTGAGCCAACTCacgaaggcaccatttgctgAATGCGTAGTTCTCGGAGATAATTGGGATCAAAATTGTGGACTGCCTAATGCTGCAAAGAAGCTCCGGACCAATCTTCTCACCAACACGAAGCTCATTGTCGTCTCTGAACACACGAATTCCTTTCTCGACAAGGCTAGTATAGAGATAATCAGTGAAGCCTTTGCGAGTGTCTTCCCCTCTAAAGCTCAAAAACACATCGTATTCATTTCCTTTCAACCCTTTGGTTCCGCCTTTATAATCACCTACATGTGGGGAAGTCGATGAGGAAGACACCTCGTAGATCGAATCTTCTGAATGAGcgaattctcttcttttcatctcgAAAGGATCGTAAACGAGATTGATAGAGgaggaaacagaggagagaTGCAAAATCCCAGATCTAGGACTAGCAGAAATGTCTCAGCAGAAATGTCTCAGTGGTCAAACACGAAGCTACATTCaaacagaaataaaaactctcaGACAAATCAtcagaagaaaatggagcaatCAGAACAGGAAACAGAAAAAGAGGAAGGCGTCGTTGATTACTAGAGGAATGCTCAAACAGCAGAGAACAATCATTGCACGCGTAGTTTCCGCAGCTTCATGACTTTTTCGTCTTATGGGTCAAACACGTTTTGACACGCGTGTCCGGAAGATGGAGGATGGaggcgagggcgagggagcaAAGACGAGCTGCGAGCGACGGCGAgcccgcgacggcgagagacggaagaggagaggaaggcggtcgtgcggcgaggaggaggagaaggatcaagaggaagaggagaggaaaggggtcgtgcggcgaggaggaggaggagaaggatcgagaagaagaggagagcgaAGGGAGtcgtgcggcgagcggcggggaggaggaggaaaaagaagggctggctagggtttttgataagaaaactcaaaaaaaaaataaaaaaggagatcGATGGCGGGAGTTTTAATTTTGGGGGAGGGAAGGGGAAGTGACAGATAAGCTGTCACTGTCAGGTGGTGGGGAGGgaaataaaagtgtaataaatttggAGGAGGGGGAATCGACGAGGGAAAGTAGAGAGTGAGGGCGtagggactttttttttttttaacggaaaaataaattaatggtattaaaaaataattttgaaaaataaaaatattgaattttgaataatgataaattttggtcatttatataaaattatggatttatttaaataaattgattataattttttattaatcattaatttcattaataacttttattaaagTTAAAATACGTTTCCAAACATATATTCAcattaactatgaatatgttttcgaattttcaatgaattgacttattaatattattagtgtaaattcattgtaagatcttttttaattaattaatttaaaaataaatattgaatgTGTCCTAACGtattaaaattctttatttttgagaaatgtcATCGGCAAATGACGTGTCGTGAATATCGCGTGTTTGTGCTACTTAGCTTGGAACATATTTACGTGCTTTAAATGAAATTGGAGAGATTCATCACTCTCTTAACTTGCTTTCATTCTCTTATATGCTGCTAACGTACATGAGCCCATGACGAGAGCGTATAAATGGGGGTTATAGAGGATTTTGTTATTAAAAGTCGGTAGGATGCATTAACTTTTTATATTCGTCTAGAAAAGTAACTCCAAAataaatctttttcaaaataatttccttAAACTATATTTTTCCATACtactttttgcttaaaaattatcAAGTGGATATCCTCCATCCAAGCCACTTTTATCTCTCCCCTTAAATTAAtagattttaacattttacATAAAATCTTATTCTTTTAGTGTCGCGTTAATAAATTCTCAGCCAATAATTACTCGTAGTTgaataataattcatttttcccttttatgtTATCTTTTGTCAGACGTTTTATCTCATGTCGACATCCTCGGCCAATGGGTTCTtcaccaaaatataatttttcgtAGCAAAATAGAGGAGGATTCAATATCAACTTATTTAGCAGTACAAGATGTGATTTGAAAAACTGAAGCTATTAAATGGAGAGGAATTGCATTAAACACGACACTAAGGAGTGATTACGTTCACACCTAGTGTATTGTAGCTATATACTATTAGCTTACTTTTGCTGTTCTAACAACCAGCTTAGCTTATAAAACCTCCTAACACCATGTACTCACTTCTTTACTCATAGGTACAAACATTCTATCAACACAAGTGTATAATTGAAGACATATCCCGCATGACATTCCTAATCAACTAATTCATATTTGTGCATATcctcttttatattatttgagtTTATGTAAATTTCGGACTATCTTATTCAACATAAGCCTTTTTGTACACTTAATttgcaaaacatgaaaagaaatgaagtatcCAAAGCTCTACAACCGTCCAAGAATCTTCAACTAATCGTCCAAGAATGCTGAGTTCTTGCCATCCAACCGTCCAAGAATCTTCAACTAATCGAACCGTTGCGATTACGATGCATGCTGCACAAAAAGCGTAATTATTGAATGCATAATTTCCACGGCATTGCGCGGAAGGGGCGTAGAGCCTATGCAGGCGCTTTTTATCTAAAGTAAGCACGACTTCAACTTGacttgatttttctatcgttaaAACAactggaaaataaaaagcaaaggaCAACCATTGCAGGCGTAATTTCCGCAGCATTATGGGAGAGGTGCGTTGAACCTACCTATGCAGTTGCGCCTTGGCATGACTTGCTTTTCCAAGTAAATgaagaattgaaaagaaaaccaacgaGCAATGCTGATGCTCGGAGTGAGGTCGGCCGAAGATTAGTGCACACATTCCACGAAagactaggggtgtgcatggtcgggcgggcggttcccgacctagaaccgggaaccgcccgctaaggaccggttccgaaaattggaaccgggatccaccgtttgttgcatggatccacccgggggaaccggaccgccggtcagTCCGGTTCacaggtggatccatggaaccgatcttgacgcgaaacaattttgattttcaacataaaacgactacgtgacatcaaagcaagccaaaaaagaaaaaccaaatttaagtacgtggaacaaaaattcatttgttgcaactataaatgcaaccaatgaagGAATGGATGTACGTAAGTTGATATAGAGGCAGAGAGAGTACTAAGTGTTTAAGAAAAATGGGTCTCTCTTAAAGCTATGAACTTGGACATATTCCTCATTAGGTTCggcaaaatatcacaagtctcacaaacaaatcaaaggaggtgaaatgaggcaccatccaaacacaggaaaacaaagggagtgcaactaaacaagactttattgaatacatcaccttcatcattatattaataaataaactaaacaacgaaaaagcataagaattccccaatatttagctttgtattcatcctacagcaaaaacaattgccacaaaacaattgctttgtattcaattttagtattatttttttttaatattaaagggaaccggtccggtccgggtgggcggatccgcccatggaaccgggaaccggaccggttcccaccggttcccaaaaattggaatcgggaaccggaccggttccctcaagaaccgccggttccggcggttccggtccggttcccgggtattttgcacacccctacgaAAGACTAGATTTTCCCATGCTACATCATGTTTAAAGATTATTAGTCATTACCCTCCGCCTAAGTCACTTTTATCTCTCTCCTTAAgggaattattttttaacattttacatatatttcattttttcgaTGAAGTGTAAATAAATTACCAGCCAATGGTTCTCCGCAATTGAATAAGTATTCAGTGatgcctttttttcctttttatgtcatcttttgtcagaattttttatttcatgtttAACATTCTTGGCCAACGAGTTCTTCtccaaattataattttttacaaCGCAATAGacgaaattcaaatattatcttATTTGACATTAGGAgatatgatttgaaaaattgagctaTTAAATGGAGAGAGAGCATTAAACACGAGACCATCGTGTGATTACCTTGACACTTGGTGTATTATAGGTATATAGTTTGCTCTTTTTGCTACTTTGAAAACCAGCTTAGCTTATAAAACCTACCAAGGTAAGAGCAGATACTCACTTCATTACTCAAAGCTACAAAAATTCTCCTCTTGCCTTATGAAACAGAAAAGGCTCAACGGCTTAGTACGCAATTGACTAACCACACCTCATTATTCTAGGATCAAAAGCTAATACATTAATAGATTATGATGGAACATTGTATCACATGATCATGTGATTTGAAGTTTCAACACACCGGAAAACCCTTGCTGCACAAAGTTATAACTGTACAATCACAGTCACATGTCCTATGACAAGGTCCCAATAGATTCCTTTAATTGGATATGTACAGAATGCCTGAAATGCATAGTCCACAATAAACAAGAGTTATATCAAGTGCCAACATCGATTAGATGCTCAACATCCCAATCCTGGTTCTTACATTGTTGTGCTAGGCAACTCCACCCGAGCCTTGCTGTCACTAGATAAAATATTGTCAGCTTTGCTAATGTTTTGCTTATATCTTCACGGCTTTTAACTCGTGTCATGTCAATATGAGTCATGTAGTACTTATCTACTAGTGTACTGTCTAAACTCAAGCAGTATTGAGTAAGATAAAATATTTGACACCAAATACCGACACAGACGTCTTTGAATTCCTAATGTCCCCcctatttttcattcattggccaatttttttttttttaacaggtgcagaaatttgaaaaaatgtgGAAAAGGAAACCCTTGAAAATGTGTTGGCGATCGCTTATGTCCATCTATAGGCGTCGAGCGGTAAGTGGATGCCATTGAAACTTCTCCTCAAGATCCAAATAACCGATTTCCGAAATGCATCAATACGATGAAACTTATActacaaatatttaaattaatttggtCTGTTCAACCCAAATTTTTTCATCAATGCCTCTGACATTGTCTCCACCAAGTTCAATCTTACAAGTGTACTTTTCGAATTCCTTCACATGCATTTTATAGACCACTTTAACTCCAACTAATGACTATGAGACATGCAAATCAATCTACATGGTCGTTGAACCCATTCTCTTCTCTGGCATGGCGATGATCTACCAATCCTAACAACAAAATATAGAGTCACTTATTGCTAGTAAGTTGGATGATGAATGGGCTTTCTCAAATTTGACTTAATTAGAAATATATTTCTCGATATGACTCTTCCATCAACTCAAGTGTAAAATTGGAGAATAGATTAAACATAATTTTCCTAATCAATTAATTCATATTATCatattctcttttatattatttgggTTGATGTAAATTTTGGACTGTCATATTCAACATGAGCCTTTTTGTATACTTAGTttgcaaaacatgaaaagaaatgGAGTATCCAAAGCTCTGCACACCGACATCAATGATGTAATCAGCTTTCGAGTGAAGAAGAGATGATGACTTTTCACTAAGTTGCTTCTCATACTTCCATGAGGGTTTGCCATACATCCGATACTTACTAGACTTGGAGATCTACATAAAAGTATAATCGAAAGCTTAAGGagtgaataatatttttatggttCCATTCAAATAGGTTCCATGAAACGAatcaaagttcaagaattattttATGGTTTTAATAGGAGTCATTCTTTTCCATTTCATTATGCGACACAATATTCAAACCCTTCATATCTTCCTCCATAAGGAAAAGGGATTTCAAACAGCAtatgattgatgaaatcaatcaaatattgAGATTAATAAGAAATATGTGATGGTTTCTATACTTCGCTAGCCAAAAGATAAAAGCGAAAACAATTAGACAAAGAAATAATCTGAAATTGCTACTTGGAAGCACCAGtaataaattgaaaatgggAAGAGACTATGTAAAGAGAATTTCCAATAATTCTGAAATTTGATAAGAGTTGTCAAAGAAATACACCATCCTTAATATTTCAAGCTTCTCACTATATTACCCACATACATGCCAAGAGACATTAATGTCAACACTAGTCAACATCGAACACATTCTAGTGATAAAAAGTTTAGAGAAAAATGACATAGCAACAATGCTGTGCGTGCTTGAACGATGCTGGGTTCTTGCCATCCCACGGTCCAAAAATCTTCAACTAATTGAGCCACTGCCGCGCGGAAGGTGCATAGAGCCTACGCAGGCGTTTTGTTAGAAAGCGAGCGCGACTTGACTTCACTTGCCTTTtctatcaataaaataattagaaaataaaagctaAGGGCAATTATTGTGGGGTAATTTCCACAGCATTATGCAGAAGGTGCATTCAACCTATGCATGTGCTCCTTGACTTGACTCGACTTGCTCCCCCAAATAAAtggaaagttaaaaagaaaaccaGAGAGCTGAAGATTATTGTAAAATAactacaaaaaatctcaaattt
This genomic stretch from Eucalyptus grandis isolate ANBG69807.140 chromosome 3, ASM1654582v1, whole genome shotgun sequence harbors:
- the LOC120292171 gene encoding disease resistance protein RUN1-like, producing MKRREFAHSEDSIYEVSSSSTSPHVGDYKGGTKGLKGNEYDVFLSFRGEDTRKGFTDYLYTSLVEKGIRVFRDDNELRVGEKIGPELLCSIRQSTILIPIISENYAFSKWCLRELAQMLKCKRSRQQIVWPIFYKVKPSQVRHLKGRFEDAIKAHKENGDEMVLKEWKKALKEVKEWEAALKEVGSLKGWESDKIHNGHEGAFVKTIVTNAMSKLKRFFLLNVPKQLVGIDDRINDIMSSIDDKLYDTKIIGLCGMGGIGKTTLGKVLYNKLSSHFESRSFVENIQETYQRQGIECILNKLIEDIIGSSRHVSSVDEGIGVIKSLFTRKKVLVLLDDMDDSTTHLNALVKDSSWLGVGSIVIITTRNKSILDEAKACYIYPLNELSMYQSLILFSRHAFQKDSPQSDYEVISRDVVSTTGGLPLALEVTGSFLCGKRREVWKDTLEKLEKIPDKKVQETLKISYEALEHEQKQIFLDIACFFIGSSKQNPTYMWNACGLFPERGIEVLSLMSLIKIDGDGKLMMHDQLRDLEEKLFVWKIQMSLKSIVDCGSMRKP